A genomic segment from Aegilops tauschii subsp. strangulata cultivar AL8/78 chromosome 1, Aet v6.0, whole genome shotgun sequence encodes:
- the LOC109744566 gene encoding uncharacterized protein isoform X2 — MAGWTDSGGSRGRGGGGGGGGFANRGGGNANNNTMWRERTPPQPQPQPQPPPQQQQQQQHHHQQQHHQQQQQHRYRPVNHNDHSSQHPRHPPAGELDRHQGQGGSSTSTRRLRPNRPPQPRPTFTDHKPSPTSTPNANEPDDKARRNAANFECNVCFDMADDPVVTKCGHLFCWDCLYQWLHVHSNHRECPVCKGQVADDAIIPIYGRGGSAASVHAAPPRPTGARVESSRQQQLQQFAASNLNMMMDEDDEDDDPFLEEISLRFGVNSLRGGMMIIPDDDIEQDYDDYTDPYLHRNFDEEPDFGYRGGRRQRGRARGTTSADHFNDHIVGMVLGSSLRIEDSSGASYRDTAAGPHHSTNTGGSSRPNGGSTERRGRSNRNSNSGGGRGTHNSRRQGANYN; from the exons ATGGCCGGCTGGACCGATTCCGGCGGCAgccgagggcgaggaggaggaggcggcggcggcggcttcgcaAACCGCGGCGGCGGCAACGCCAACAACAACACCATGTGGAGAGAGAGAACGCCAccgcagccgcagccgcagcctcagccgccgccgcagcagcagcaacagcaacagcatcACCACCAACAACAGCaccatcagcagcagcagcagcatcgcTACCGTCCTGTCAACCACAATGACCACTCCTCGCAGCACCCGCGCCACCCACCGGCGGGGGAGCTGGACCGACACCAAGGGCAGGGAGGCTCCTCCACTTCCACCCGGCGCCTGCGGCCAAATCGTCCACCACAGCCTCGCCCCACCTTCACAGACCACAAGCCGTCTCCTACCTCCACACCCAATGCCAACGAACCCGACGACAAGGCCAGGCGCAATGCTGCCAATTTCGAGTGCAACGTCTGCTTCGACATGGCGGACGACCCCGTCGTCACCAAGTGCGGCCATCTCTTCTGCTGGGACTGCCTCTACCAGTGGCTCCATGTCCACTCCAACCACCGCGAGTGCCCTGTCTGCAAGGGCCAGGTCGCTGACGATGCCATTATACCCATCTATGGACGTGGCGGCTCTGCAGCGTCTGTTCACGCCGCACCGCCGAGGCCCACTGGGGCCAGAGTTGAAAGCTCCAGACAGCAGCAGCTGCAGCAGTTTGCTGCTTCCAACTTGAATATGATGAtggacgaagatgatgaagacgACGACCCCTTTCTCGAGGAGATTAGTCTTCGCTTTGGAGTTAACTCGCTGAGAGGTGGTATGATGATCATACCCGATGATGACATCGAACAAGATTATGATGACTACACTGATCCCTACCTCCACCGCAACTTTGATGAG GAGCCAGATTTTGGTTACCGTGGTGGTCGGCGTCAGCGCGGGAGAGCAAGAGGAACAACATCTGCAGATCATTTCAACGATCACATCGTTGGCATGGTGTTGGGGAGTAGCTTGAGGATCGAGGACAGCAGCGGTGCATCTTACCGTGACACCGCTGCTGGTCCTCATCATAGTACTAATACAGGTGGTTCCTCTCGGCCTAATGGTGGATCGACCGagagacgaggaagaagcaaCCGTAATTCGAATTCCGGTGGTGGAAGAGGAACGCATAATAGCAGGAGGCAAGGAGCAAATTACAATTGA
- the LOC109744573 gene encoding uncharacterized protein, with protein MAAGTAWAGCHLARLPHIPISVSIPVAGAGASSRRRRPGLAAAAGAAAAAATDGRVLGRRPVEDVYKVRVVRGAAAQERVEALRAMETWSTWRTGGRCRLAWDWQVDQLVYIVAGEVRVLPAGATTGEEYMHFVAGDLVRYPKWLEADLHFDGPYEERYRFLAYGDDN; from the coding sequence atggcaGCAGGAACGGCTTGGGCGGGGTGCCATCTCGCCCGCCTCCCCCACATTCCCATCTCGGTCAGCATCCCCGTGGCCGGCGCTGGCGCTAGCAGCAGGAGGAGGCGGCCCGGgttagcggcggcggcgggggcagcagcagcagcagcgacagACGGGCGGGTGCTGGGCCGGCGCCCCGTGGAGGACGTGTACAAGGTGCGCGTGGTGCGCGGCGCGGCGGCGCAGGAGCGGGTGGAGGCGCTGCGGGCGATGGAGACGTGGTCGACGTGGCGCACGGGCGGCCGCTGCCGCCTGGCCTGGGACTGGCAGGTGGACCAGCTCGTGTACATCGTCGCCGGCGAGGTCCGCGTGCTCCCCGCGGGTGCCACCACCGGCGAGGAGTACATGCACTTCGTCGCCGGCGACCTGGTCCGGTACCCCAAGTGGctggaggcggacctccacttcgACGGGCCCTACGAGGAGCGCTACCGCTTCCTCGCCTACGGCGACGACAACTGA
- the LOC109744566 gene encoding uncharacterized protein isoform X1 has product MAGWTDSGGSRGRGGGGGGGGFANRGGGNANNNTMWRERTPPQPQPQPQPPPQQQQQQQHHHQQQHHQQQQQHRYRPVNHNDHSSQHPRHPPAGELDRHQGQGGSSTSTRRLRPNRPPQPRPTFTDHKPSPTSTPNANEPDDKARRNAANFECNVCFDMADDPVVTKCGHLFCWDCLYQWLHVHSNHRECPVCKGQVADDAIIPIYGRGGSAASVHAAPPRPTGARVESSRQQQLQQFAASNLNMMMDEDDEDDDPFLEEISLRFGVNSLRGGMMIIPDDDIEQDYDDYTDPYLHRNFDEVYGLDLMRLPMFRSADAAEAVIGSSRRHGHHSVFSDDIMDTFFDNTTHQEPDFGYRGGRRQRGRARGTTSADHFNDHIVGMVLGSSLRIEDSSGASYRDTAAGPHHSTNTGGSSRPNGGSTERRGRSNRNSNSGGGRGTHNSRRQGANYN; this is encoded by the coding sequence ATGGCCGGCTGGACCGATTCCGGCGGCAgccgagggcgaggaggaggaggcggcggcggcggcttcgcaAACCGCGGCGGCGGCAACGCCAACAACAACACCATGTGGAGAGAGAGAACGCCAccgcagccgcagccgcagcctcagccgccgccgcagcagcagcaacagcaacagcatcACCACCAACAACAGCaccatcagcagcagcagcagcatcgcTACCGTCCTGTCAACCACAATGACCACTCCTCGCAGCACCCGCGCCACCCACCGGCGGGGGAGCTGGACCGACACCAAGGGCAGGGAGGCTCCTCCACTTCCACCCGGCGCCTGCGGCCAAATCGTCCACCACAGCCTCGCCCCACCTTCACAGACCACAAGCCGTCTCCTACCTCCACACCCAATGCCAACGAACCCGACGACAAGGCCAGGCGCAATGCTGCCAATTTCGAGTGCAACGTCTGCTTCGACATGGCGGACGACCCCGTCGTCACCAAGTGCGGCCATCTCTTCTGCTGGGACTGCCTCTACCAGTGGCTCCATGTCCACTCCAACCACCGCGAGTGCCCTGTCTGCAAGGGCCAGGTCGCTGACGATGCCATTATACCCATCTATGGACGTGGCGGCTCTGCAGCGTCTGTTCACGCCGCACCGCCGAGGCCCACTGGGGCCAGAGTTGAAAGCTCCAGACAGCAGCAGCTGCAGCAGTTTGCTGCTTCCAACTTGAATATGATGAtggacgaagatgatgaagacgACGACCCCTTTCTCGAGGAGATTAGTCTTCGCTTTGGAGTTAACTCGCTGAGAGGTGGTATGATGATCATACCCGATGATGACATCGAACAAGATTATGATGACTACACTGATCCCTACCTCCACCGCAACTTTGATGAGGTATATGGCCTTGATTTAATGCGACTCCCAATGTTTAGATCTGCTGACGCCGCTGAAGCCGTGATTGGCTCTTCCCGGCGACATGGTCATCATAGTGTTTTTTCTGATGACATTATGGATACATTCTTTGACAACACAACCCATCAGGAGCCAGATTTTGGTTACCGTGGTGGTCGGCGTCAGCGCGGGAGAGCAAGAGGAACAACATCTGCAGATCATTTCAACGATCACATCGTTGGCATGGTGTTGGGGAGTAGCTTGAGGATCGAGGACAGCAGCGGTGCATCTTACCGTGACACCGCTGCTGGTCCTCATCATAGTACTAATACAGGTGGTTCCTCTCGGCCTAATGGTGGATCGACCGagagacgaggaagaagcaaCCGTAATTCGAATTCCGGTGGTGGAAGAGGAACGCATAATAGCAGGAGGCAAGGAGCAAATTACAATTGA